Proteins found in one Acidobacteriota bacterium genomic segment:
- a CDS encoding chromosome partitioning protein ParB: MKQPIGSVSAATIGGSRRQASRLGAVLLLAALLLVTAGCARSLFGDLPECRSGLAPGSVCRVSLDRLHPTQPAVGMREVALREAEIKAKKPKGLVKYLAKNPVEIVIGPGGEPWVVDRHHLALAVLRSGRSTDLPARVRADFSSLPPADFLARLKAENLLYLKDAQGNPIPETALPSGLSGLGDDPYRDLAYAVRKRGGYEKAEVPFSEFRWADFFRSRVRIGPGPDGFDRAVDQAVALARTPEAAGLPGYSGTAAGSRASGAFSVENVMDPGE, translated from the coding sequence ATGAAGCAACCCATCGGTTCGGTTTCGGCCGCCACAATCGGCGGGTCCCGCCGTCAGGCGTCGCGGCTCGGGGCGGTGCTCCTGCTCGCTGCCCTCCTGCTGGTGACCGCCGGCTGCGCGCGCTCCCTCTTCGGGGACCTGCCCGAATGCCGGTCCGGCCTTGCCCCCGGGAGCGTCTGCCGGGTGTCCCTCGACCGGCTCCACCCCACCCAGCCCGCCGTGGGCATGCGGGAGGTCGCGCTCCGGGAGGCGGAGATCAAGGCGAAAAAACCGAAGGGCCTCGTGAAGTACCTCGCGAAGAACCCCGTGGAGATCGTCATCGGGCCGGGGGGAGAGCCGTGGGTCGTGGACCGTCACCACCTGGCCCTGGCTGTCCTTCGCTCGGGTCGCTCCACCGACCTTCCGGCCCGGGTCCGTGCAGATTTCTCCAGCCTCCCGCCCGCGGACTTCCTCGCCCGCCTCAAGGCCGAAAACCTGCTCTACCTCAAGGACGCCCAGGGGAATCCCATCCCCGAGACCGCCCTCCCCAGCGGGCTTTCGGGCCTGGGCGACGACCCCTACCGGGACCTGGCCTACGCGGTGCGCAAACGCGGGGGGTACGAAAAGGCCGAGGTCCCCTTCTCGGAGTTCCGGTGGGCGGACTTTTTCCGCTCCCGGGTCCGGATCGGCCCCGGCCCCGACGGCTTCGACCGGGCGGTGGACCAGGCCGTTGCGCTGGCCCGCACCCCCGAGGCCGCCGGCCTGCCCGGCTACAGCGGTACGGCGGCGGGCAGCCGTGCCTCCGGGGCCTTCAGCGTCGAAAACGTGATGGACCCCGGGGAGTGA
- a CDS encoding lipoate--protein ligase family protein: protein MKPTWRLIVDGALPGAVNMARDAFLLERAGEPGEPFTVLRLYRWAVPTLSLGNKQVAERTADIAFCRERGIDVCRRPTGGGAVLHHLELTYAVVSSYRECFQPGILGTYLSLSRALQRGLALLGVPAEVEEKDPRAALRPDNFVKSPVPCFTSTSHYEITVAGKKILGSAQKRTKTAFLQHGSIPYAYDWALQAGAMRADAGVMQGVMACIGDWAPEFRALSPCVASPEIGRLETAFRQAFAEVFAVDLVPEPLNRDELARAATLETHYRVELPSAGQNHG, encoded by the coding sequence GTGAAACCGACCTGGCGGCTGATCGTGGACGGCGCCCTCCCCGGCGCCGTGAACATGGCGCGGGACGCCTTCCTGCTGGAACGCGCCGGGGAGCCCGGGGAGCCTTTCACCGTGCTCCGGCTCTACCGGTGGGCCGTCCCCACCCTCAGCCTGGGGAACAAGCAGGTGGCGGAGCGGACGGCGGACATCGCCTTCTGCCGGGAGCGGGGCATCGACGTCTGCCGGCGCCCCACGGGGGGCGGGGCGGTCCTGCACCACCTCGAACTGACCTACGCCGTCGTCTCGAGCTACCGCGAGTGCTTCCAGCCGGGGATCCTGGGCACCTACCTCTCCCTCTCCCGGGCCCTCCAGCGCGGGCTCGCCCTCCTGGGCGTCCCCGCCGAGGTGGAGGAGAAGGACCCCCGCGCCGCCCTCCGGCCGGACAACTTCGTGAAGAGCCCGGTCCCGTGCTTCACCTCCACCTCCCACTACGAGATCACCGTGGCGGGGAAGAAAATCCTCGGCAGCGCCCAGAAACGCACGAAGACGGCCTTCCTCCAGCACGGGTCCATCCCGTACGCCTACGACTGGGCGCTCCAGGCGGGCGCCATGCGGGCGGACGCCGGCGTCATGCAGGGCGTCATGGCCTGCATCGGCGACTGGGCGCCGGAGTTCCGGGCGCTCTCCCCGTGTGTTGCCTCCCCGGAGATCGGGCGCCTGGAAACCGCCTTTCGGCAGGCCTTCGCGGAAGTCTTCGCGGTCGACCTCGTCCCGGAACCCCTCAACCGGGATGAACTTGCCCGCGCCGCCACCCTGGAGACGCACTACCGGGTCGAACTGCCATCCGCCGGTCAGAACCACGGATGA
- a CDS encoding AAA family ATPase — protein sequence MVLGKFLPPTEGHRYLAEFGRRLCERLSVLVCTLPSEPIPGACRFAWVREMLPGCDVVHVPDDLPAAPEDSPDFWPLWLETIRRAVPEPVDVVFTSEDYGEELAARLGARHRVCDQRREAEPVSGTAVREDPYAKWKHLPDVVRPWYCRRVVCFGPESTGKSTLAARLAAHFDTAWVPEWARAHLDPKGGKCAPEDIPLIAAGQSASEDALARRSNRLLVCDTDPLLTTIWSEIYFGGCPEGVRRLADDRAYDLYLLCGADVPWVDDGQRDLAHRREEFLERCRRALVSRGRPFVHLAGDWDTRFRTAVAAIEPLLGPPADTPPIAAQPRLAKETRAAVGDGEGVTERVEDDCKQASGAI from the coding sequence ATGGTCCTGGGCAAGTTCCTGCCGCCCACCGAGGGGCACCGCTACCTGGCGGAGTTCGGGCGGCGGTTGTGCGAACGATTGAGTGTCCTGGTCTGCACCCTGCCCTCCGAGCCGATCCCGGGGGCGTGCCGCTTCGCCTGGGTGAGGGAGATGCTGCCCGGCTGCGACGTGGTGCACGTGCCCGACGACCTCCCGGCGGCCCCCGAAGACAGCCCCGACTTCTGGCCGCTCTGGCTGGAAACGATCCGCCGCGCAGTCCCCGAGCCCGTGGACGTGGTCTTCACCAGCGAGGACTACGGAGAAGAGCTGGCGGCAAGACTGGGGGCCCGCCACCGGGTCTGCGACCAACGCCGCGAGGCGGAGCCGGTGTCAGGGACGGCGGTGCGGGAAGACCCCTATGCAAAATGGAAACACCTTCCCGACGTCGTCCGACCGTGGTACTGCCGCCGGGTGGTCTGCTTCGGGCCGGAGTCCACGGGGAAGTCCACCCTGGCGGCCCGGCTCGCCGCGCACTTCGACACCGCGTGGGTCCCCGAGTGGGCCCGGGCGCACCTCGACCCCAAGGGTGGGAAGTGCGCCCCCGAGGACATCCCCCTCATCGCCGCCGGACAGTCCGCCAGCGAGGACGCCCTGGCCCGCCGGTCCAACCGCCTCCTGGTCTGCGACACCGACCCCCTTCTCACCACTATCTGGAGCGAGATCTACTTCGGCGGCTGCCCCGAGGGGGTGCGACGCCTGGCCGACGACCGGGCGTACGACCTCTACCTCCTGTGCGGCGCCGACGTTCCCTGGGTGGACGACGGCCAGCGCGACCTGGCCCACCGCCGGGAGGAGTTCCTCGAGCGCTGCCGGAGGGCGCTGGTGTCCCGCGGGCGTCCCTTCGTCCACCTGGCGGGAGACTGGGACACTCGCTTCCGGACTGCCGTGGCGGCGATCGAGCCGCTCCTCGGCCCTCCGGCCGACACGCCCCCGATCGCCGCCCAGCCCCGCCTGGCGAAGGAGACCCGGGCGGCGGTCGGGGATGGCGAGGGGGTGACGGAACGGGTCGAAGACGATTGTAAACAGGCATCGGGGGCGATATGA
- a CDS encoding protein kinase encodes MTEQPVLRIFEDRRFSLEHASGCRIPGYLILRLKEPAISPSELSPESARALGDLLARAVRAIERTVGADRVYCLAFAELDRRLHFHLFPRTPWLLQAYHAATRTHDQPVNGPAVFEWARTTLVEEARVPAMAGNVPETCRALRDALERESPRAAPDTEPRYGRPPDETAPAAPLPANPGAAGGMAAPDGAPERGGIPSGPRTIPDGHFAEHLQPGGQWGRFKIIALLGSGGSGRVFKAWDTTLNRLVALKVLHREEPELFTRFLQEAQSQARIDHPNVCRVYEVGGMGNAGSGDAQPFIVMQFIDGKTLSRAAGEMTLEQKVKVLMEVAEAIHAAHRLGLIHRDIKPSNIMVEKTDLGDWQPFVMDFGLAREQEKTGLTVTGAILGTPQYMSPEQARGEIHHLDRRSDVYSLGATMYEVLSGQPAYDGRTMVDVLLKVMASEPFPLKRVNPRVPSDLGTITMKCMESDPTRRYDSARALADDLRHYLDGDPIQARPAGMVRRVLKKARKHKAMTAVVCTAVLGFLVLGGLLAHTAWTAATRAKAAGVFGQKVKEIEALMRYARMLPPHDIQREKALVRSRMADIERLMITMGSAADGPGNYALGRGSLVLQDFVPARRYLEKAWSAGFQEPEAACALGFVLGEFYRRKLQEAQRIDDPRLRGEFLHRADHEYREPALRYLKAGVGAPLESPAYVSALIAFHEKRFDEAIRKAREAFMQTPWLNEARLLEGDVHLVRALELISRNAEAEASRSRSQAIAAFRQAVDLARSDARGYEGICKVRMSEVEASVYRSPEKYRDYLGVLESAEAACRETLAVNPESAVAYLVLAYTKSRRAELNGDKDIGQTLTLNREAVQDGEKALRFEPDDPMALNVLTLTYEAIAYYENRTGRDPRRSVALCVARGRRALEVDPGNTLLQCDVLINMGNSYGFAWDYETRLGLSSGSSLENAFDCFRKAVALNPQNSIALLDLGYLHLMKGKHDLARGIDPGPSLAKAEAWLRKAVAIRPDFVTNRMFLAETYCTQAEYCVEQRKDPSVPLGKVRAIVNPEGPFEIDELPQFFLVDQIVLIESRWKILRDQPPDEVPIRLPDFNAPGFRLGLTHTRAFQVTAEICLLRALWKIGASGGTAGEPLRFPQGEGRGLAAEDIRKGLALAGKAVAFSPGSAEAVAVQGALSLLRYHTERDPAIRRNALGQAMAWLEKAMKENVLLKRRYGPFLDEARRLIARPGG; translated from the coding sequence ATGACCGAACAACCAGTTCTCCGGATCTTCGAAGATCGCCGGTTCAGCCTCGAGCACGCCTCCGGGTGCCGTATCCCGGGGTACCTCATCCTCCGGTTGAAGGAGCCGGCAATCTCCCCCTCGGAACTCTCTCCGGAGAGCGCCCGGGCCCTGGGCGATCTCCTCGCGAGGGCGGTCCGCGCCATCGAAAGAACGGTCGGGGCGGACCGCGTCTATTGCCTCGCGTTCGCCGAACTGGACCGCCGGCTCCATTTCCACCTATTTCCCCGAACGCCCTGGCTGTTGCAAGCCTACCACGCGGCGACCCGTACCCATGACCAGCCCGTGAACGGTCCCGCTGTTTTCGAGTGGGCCCGGACCACCCTTGTGGAGGAAGCCCGCGTCCCGGCCATGGCGGGGAACGTCCCGGAGACTTGCCGGGCGTTGCGGGACGCTCTGGAGCGTGAGTCGCCCCGTGCAGCCCCGGATACCGAGCCTCGGTACGGGAGACCGCCGGACGAGACGGCCCCCGCGGCCCCGCTGCCGGCTAACCCGGGCGCCGCTGGCGGGATGGCCGCCCCGGACGGGGCCCCGGAACGAGGTGGCATTCCCTCCGGCCCCCGGACAATCCCCGACGGCCATTTCGCGGAGCATCTCCAACCGGGCGGGCAATGGGGGCGGTTCAAAATCATCGCCCTGCTCGGTTCGGGGGGGTCGGGACGCGTTTTCAAGGCGTGGGACACCACGCTTAACCGACTGGTGGCCCTGAAAGTCCTCCACCGCGAAGAGCCGGAGTTGTTCACCCGGTTTCTCCAGGAAGCCCAGTCCCAGGCCCGGATCGACCACCCGAACGTCTGTAGGGTCTACGAGGTGGGCGGGATGGGGAACGCGGGGTCGGGCGACGCCCAGCCGTTCATCGTCATGCAGTTCATCGACGGGAAGACGTTGAGCCGGGCCGCGGGCGAGATGACCCTCGAACAGAAAGTGAAGGTCCTCATGGAGGTGGCGGAGGCGATCCACGCCGCCCACCGGCTGGGTCTGATCCACCGGGACATCAAACCGTCCAACATCATGGTGGAGAAGACCGACTTGGGGGACTGGCAACCTTTCGTGATGGACTTCGGGTTGGCACGGGAACAGGAAAAAACCGGTTTGACCGTGACGGGGGCCATTCTCGGGACGCCCCAGTACATGTCCCCGGAACAGGCCCGGGGCGAGATCCACCATCTCGACCGGCGGTCCGACGTGTACAGCCTCGGGGCCACCATGTACGAAGTCCTGTCCGGCCAGCCGGCCTACGACGGGCGAACCATGGTGGATGTCCTCCTGAAGGTGATGGCCTCGGAACCGTTCCCGTTGAAGCGGGTGAACCCCCGGGTGCCCTCCGACCTGGGGACCATCACCATGAAATGCATGGAGAGCGACCCCACCCGACGGTATGACTCGGCGCGGGCGCTGGCGGACGACCTCCGCCACTATCTCGACGGCGACCCCATCCAGGCCCGGCCGGCCGGGATGGTCCGGCGCGTCCTCAAGAAAGCCCGGAAGCACAAGGCCATGACCGCGGTGGTCTGCACCGCCGTGCTGGGTTTCCTGGTGCTCGGGGGACTTCTTGCCCACACCGCATGGACGGCGGCAACGCGGGCGAAAGCCGCCGGGGTCTTCGGCCAGAAGGTGAAGGAGATCGAAGCCCTCATGCGGTACGCCCGCATGCTTCCCCCCCACGACATCCAGCGGGAAAAGGCGCTGGTCCGCTCCCGGATGGCCGACATCGAACGCCTGATGATCACCATGGGGAGCGCGGCGGACGGTCCGGGGAACTACGCCCTCGGTCGCGGCAGCCTGGTGCTCCAGGACTTCGTTCCGGCCCGGCGGTATCTGGAGAAAGCGTGGAGCGCGGGTTTCCAGGAACCGGAGGCGGCCTGCGCCCTCGGGTTCGTCCTGGGGGAATTCTACCGGCGGAAACTGCAGGAGGCCCAACGGATCGATGATCCCCGTCTCCGCGGGGAATTCCTGCACCGGGCCGACCACGAGTACCGCGAACCCGCCCTTCGATACCTGAAGGCGGGGGTGGGGGCCCCGCTGGAGTCGCCCGCCTACGTTTCAGCCCTCATCGCCTTCCACGAAAAGCGGTTCGACGAGGCCATCCGCAAAGCCCGGGAAGCCTTCATGCAGACGCCCTGGCTGAACGAGGCCCGCCTCCTGGAAGGGGACGTCCACCTGGTCCGGGCCCTGGAACTGATCAGCCGGAACGCGGAGGCGGAGGCGTCCCGGTCCCGGTCCCAGGCCATCGCCGCCTTCCGGCAGGCTGTCGACCTCGCGCGGAGCGACGCCAGAGGGTACGAGGGGATCTGCAAGGTTCGCATGAGCGAGGTGGAAGCCAGCGTCTACCGCAGCCCGGAGAAGTACCGGGACTATCTCGGGGTGCTGGAGTCCGCCGAGGCGGCGTGCCGGGAAACCCTGGCGGTGAACCCCGAGAGCGCCGTGGCATACCTCGTGCTCGCCTACACCAAGTCCCGGCGGGCAGAGCTCAACGGGGACAAGGACATCGGGCAGACCCTGACTCTGAACCGGGAGGCCGTCCAGGACGGTGAGAAGGCCCTCCGTTTCGAGCCGGACGACCCCATGGCCCTCAATGTCCTGACCCTGACGTACGAGGCGATCGCGTACTACGAGAACCGGACCGGCCGCGACCCGCGGAGATCCGTCGCATTGTGTGTCGCCCGCGGGCGGCGGGCCCTGGAGGTGGACCCCGGTAACACCCTTCTTCAGTGCGACGTCCTGATCAACATGGGAAATTCTTACGGGTTCGCCTGGGATTACGAGACACGGCTCGGGCTGTCGTCCGGGTCGTCCCTGGAGAACGCCTTCGACTGCTTCCGCAAGGCGGTCGCCCTCAATCCCCAGAATTCGATCGCCCTGCTCGACCTCGGTTACCTGCACCTCATGAAGGGAAAACACGACCTGGCTCGCGGGATCGACCCGGGGCCCTCCCTGGCCAAGGCGGAAGCCTGGCTCCGGAAGGCTGTGGCAATCCGGCCGGACTTCGTGACCAACCGGATGTTCCTCGCGGAGACATACTGCACGCAGGCCGAATACTGCGTCGAACAGCGGAAAGACCCATCCGTCCCGCTGGGGAAAGTCCGGGCGATCGTGAATCCGGAGGGCCCGTTCGAGATCGATGAACTGCCGCAGTTCTTCCTGGTCGATCAGATCGTCCTGATCGAATCCCGCTGGAAGATTCTCCGCGACCAACCGCCGGACGAGGTCCCCATCCGGCTCCCCGACTTCAACGCCCCGGGTTTCCGACTGGGCCTGACTCACACCCGGGCGTTTCAGGTGACCGCGGAAATCTGCCTCCTGCGGGCGCTGTGGAAGATCGGGGCCTCCGGCGGAACGGCGGGCGAACCGCTTCGGTTTCCCCAGGGGGAAGGGCGGGGCCTGGCCGCAGAGGACATCCGTAAAGGGTTGGCCCTGGCCGGCAAGGCCGTCGCCTTCAGCCCCGGATCCGCCGAAGCGGTTGCGGTCCAGGGGGCGCTCAGCCTGCTCCGTTACCACACGGAACGGGATCCTGCCATCCGGAGGAACGCCCTTGGGCAAGCCATGGCCTGGCTGGAGAAAGCCATGAAAGAGAACGTCCTGCTGAAGAGGCGGTACGGCCCCTTCCTGGACGAAGCCCGGCGGCTGATCGCCCGCCCGGGCGGCTGA
- a CDS encoding nuclease: MDIPIPKVQAEEEKRPEGTTDPGEDLPDLFRPDENITHPSPDGHRPVSIFVDHREGRGGVLQALLRMGNIDVSFGTLGTGDYRIDNRFLVERKTLPDLVQSILDGRLFRQAKKLADHEIRGAIILEGHASDLEGRLIRRESIQGALIAVSVLLGVPILRSRDPEETARLMLMMAHQAERTVSGGLLRHGRRPRRHRALQLHLLQGLPGIGPGKARGLLETFGSVEAVVRADADALARSPGIGKTLARRIRWALGPPAPFPCPLPSGKQQNRRKTR, translated from the coding sequence ATGGATATCCCGATACCCAAGGTGCAAGCGGAAGAGGAAAAGCGCCCTGAAGGCACCACCGACCCAGGAGAAGACCTCCCGGATCTCTTCCGGCCTGACGAAAATATAACTCACCCTTCTCCGGATGGTCACCGCCCGGTCAGCATTTTCGTTGACCACCGCGAAGGTCGCGGCGGGGTTTTGCAAGCCCTTCTGCGCATGGGGAACATCGACGTGTCTTTCGGCACCCTCGGCACAGGCGATTACAGGATCGACAACCGGTTCCTGGTCGAGCGGAAAACCCTTCCCGACCTGGTTCAGTCCATTCTCGACGGACGCCTGTTCAGGCAGGCGAAAAAACTCGCCGATCACGAGATCCGGGGCGCAATCATTCTGGAAGGACACGCAAGCGATCTCGAGGGCCGGCTGATCCGCCGGGAATCCATTCAGGGAGCGCTGATCGCCGTTTCGGTCCTTCTTGGCGTGCCCATTCTCCGCTCCCGCGATCCCGAAGAGACAGCCCGGCTGATGCTCATGATGGCCCACCAAGCGGAACGCACCGTCTCGGGAGGGCTGCTGCGCCACGGCCGCCGCCCGCGCCGCCACCGGGCACTGCAACTTCACCTGCTCCAGGGTCTCCCGGGAATCGGCCCCGGCAAGGCACGCGGTCTTCTCGAGACGTTCGGTAGCGTGGAGGCCGTTGTCCGGGCAGACGCAGACGCCCTCGCACGGAGCCCCGGGATCGGCAAGACGTTAGCCCGTCGCATCCGCTGGGCCCTCGGCCCCCCCGCTCCTTTCCCTTGCCCTCTCCCGTCAGGAAAACAACAAAACCGCAGAAAAACACGCTGA
- a CDS encoding HAMP domain-containing histidine kinase, with amino-acid sequence MTTTPLPAAFIDLYKSIELALILILLVLVILVFRRLFQLRHEVKDKKEFLTRLEDEIRLKENIQIRAFAAIAEIEEAAPRLRDLFTDIGGILKVRTGILVFRDTVTGILNCYAFPEERALPEKLFSWLESMFSQGRKTVPIPYHPEPSDLKDCFQDIEPDDLKLASALPIFQRGILVGGTLFFSSSAEEIDRRKNDFCRVNEIFAAIVSYRSLQNEIAQSVEEANTVSSFLAKIVVLNDMERMFDAIYEFFRDNYSQSSVSILLLDQNLATFPKKGLPIEEKLLGQLIPLATEEFRQGHHILYFPDQNSLAKRFSSLPKPENIQSMLIAPLMVFSEVFGFVVFESKKLNPFKVNRLSTLIRLVEISSFLLKKNLYFQKEIERRQEDADKFRQELTRQTVVLQDRENTIRELSDFNSVFGMVQAVKGSLASLKGFLTLLEENSKEVLGPRYDPVFLRNCAFEVDKIERSIRKFELVRIVTEPDFTFRPTSEDPMVLFDQVFTAIRQRSKLKHVDFETTIEAEGCRVQVDTQMLVTALTQFFERVLDFIADGHIQNVGQIKDNQLQIVSRFVPQNDPQATFSGAAFLSESFRSDFNYVVLSRLLSRHKGKLDLEVFYERGFVLAMMLPVTPAPL; translated from the coding sequence ATGACGACAACACCGCTTCCAGCCGCCTTCATCGATCTGTACAAGTCCATCGAACTTGCCCTGATCCTCATCCTGCTGGTGCTGGTCATCCTGGTGTTCCGTCGGCTGTTCCAGCTTCGTCACGAGGTGAAGGACAAAAAGGAGTTCCTGACACGGCTCGAGGACGAGATCCGCTTGAAGGAGAACATCCAGATCCGCGCCTTCGCGGCCATCGCGGAGATCGAGGAGGCCGCGCCCCGTCTCCGGGACCTGTTCACGGACATCGGCGGCATCCTGAAGGTCCGGACCGGCATCCTGGTTTTCCGGGACACGGTGACGGGAATCCTGAACTGTTACGCCTTCCCCGAGGAGCGTGCCCTGCCGGAAAAGCTCTTCTCCTGGCTGGAGTCCATGTTCTCCCAGGGCCGGAAAACCGTCCCCATCCCCTATCACCCCGAGCCTTCCGACCTCAAGGACTGTTTCCAGGACATCGAGCCGGACGACCTCAAGCTCGCTTCGGCCCTCCCCATCTTTCAGCGCGGGATCCTGGTGGGCGGGACGCTGTTCTTCTCCTCCAGCGCGGAGGAGATCGACCGCCGGAAAAATGACTTCTGCCGGGTCAACGAGATCTTCGCGGCCATCGTGTCCTACCGCTCGCTTCAGAACGAGATCGCCCAGAGCGTGGAAGAGGCCAACACCGTTTCCTCCTTCCTGGCCAAGATCGTCGTGCTCAACGACATGGAACGGATGTTCGACGCCATCTACGAGTTCTTCCGGGACAACTACTCCCAGTCCTCCGTCAGCATCCTCCTTCTCGACCAGAACCTCGCCACCTTCCCGAAGAAGGGCCTGCCCATCGAGGAGAAGCTCCTGGGCCAACTGATCCCCCTGGCCACCGAGGAATTCCGGCAGGGGCACCACATCCTCTACTTCCCCGACCAGAACAGCCTCGCCAAGCGCTTCAGCTCCCTGCCGAAACCGGAGAACATCCAGTCGATGCTCATCGCGCCCCTGATGGTCTTCAGCGAGGTGTTCGGCTTCGTGGTGTTCGAATCGAAGAAACTGAACCCCTTCAAGGTGAACCGTCTCAGCACCCTGATCCGGCTGGTGGAGATCTCGTCCTTCCTGCTGAAGAAAAATCTCTATTTCCAGAAAGAGATCGAGCGACGGCAGGAGGACGCCGACAAGTTCCGCCAGGAACTGACCCGGCAGACGGTGGTGCTCCAGGACCGGGAAAACACCATCCGGGAACTCTCGGACTTCAACTCGGTCTTCGGGATGGTCCAGGCCGTGAAGGGGAGCCTCGCCTCGCTCAAGGGGTTCCTGACCCTCCTGGAGGAGAACTCGAAGGAAGTCCTGGGGCCGCGTTACGACCCCGTCTTCCTGCGCAACTGTGCCTTCGAGGTGGACAAGATCGAGCGGAGCATACGGAAGTTCGAGTTGGTCCGCATCGTCACGGAACCGGATTTCACCTTCCGCCCGACCTCGGAGGACCCCATGGTGCTGTTCGATCAGGTGTTCACCGCCATCCGGCAGCGCTCGAAACTCAAGCACGTGGACTTCGAAACCACGATCGAGGCGGAAGGCTGCCGGGTGCAGGTGGACACCCAGATGCTGGTCACGGCCCTGACCCAGTTCTTCGAGCGGGTGCTGGACTTCATCGCGGATGGGCACATCCAGAACGTGGGGCAGATCAAGGACAACCAGCTTCAGATCGTCTCACGGTTCGTGCCGCAGAACGACCCCCAGGCAACCTTCTCCGGGGCCGCCTTCCTGTCGGAATCCTTCCGGAGCGACTTCAATTACGTGGTGCTGTCCCGCCTCCTCTCCCGCCACAAGGGAAAACTGGACCTGGAGGTCTTCTACGAGCGGGGGTTCGTCCTGGCCATGATGCTCCCCGTGACCCCCGCCCCCCTCTGA